Part of the Aureitalea marina genome, ATTTACTCCGACTTACGCTTTGGACGATCCCATTCGACTGAAAATGGAAAAAGTTTGTCAGACCATTTATGGAGCTGAAAACGTGATTTTGACCAACAAGGCGAAACGGCAGTTGGCCCGTTTCGAAGCCAGGGGCTATGACCAATTGCCGATTTGTATGGCCAAGACGCAAAAAAGTCTCAGTGATGATGAAAAACAACTGGGACGACCAGAACACTTCGATATTCACATCAGGGAGTTCGAGATCGCGACCGGAGCAGGTTTTGTCATTCCCATTGCTGGAAACATCCTGCGCATGCCAGGTCTACCGGGAACCCCTGCCGCAGAGCGGATCGAGATCCTGGAAGACGGCCAGATCAGCGGCTTGTTTTAGGTTAAACTTTTGTGCCTTAGCACCTTTTTTTGAAGAATTTTCTTACCTTTTCCCGCATTTGTTTAAATAAAGACATGAGAAGTATACTATTTACCCTATGCCTGATCGCCCTATTGTCCGCCCCACTTTATGGTCAGGAAGAACAAAAATCATTCTACGATAATGGTGCCGTTAAGGAGGTATTGACCACCCAGGGCAACGAAAGTAAATTAGTGACCTATTATCCGGATGGTCAGGTCTATTCGGAACAACGCCTAAAGAACAATCAGCCCCACGGCAGGTTGACCAGATATTATCAGAACGGTAACAAGGAAAGTGAGATCGATTTTGTTAACGGTCGTCCCGAAGGGATGGTAGCCAACTATTATGAATCTGGAAACATTCGGGTGAGTCAACCCCATCTAAACGGTAACCCGCACGGAGAGTGTATCGAGTATTTTCCCGACGGACAAGTAGCCGTTAAAGGGAATTATAACGACGGACGGAAAATTGGTAAATGGGAATCGTTCTATCCCACCAATACATTGAAATCAATTCTGGAATTTAATGCTGATGGTGTTGCCACTAGTTCTGTTCTCTATTATGAGAACGGGCAAAAGTTAGAAGAAGGTGACCTTATGCTGGACAACCAGCATGGGGAGTGGAATTACTATTTTGACAATGGGCAAATGAGTGCCCAGATCATCTGGAACCAAGGTAAGATGGTGAAATCCGTTTCTGCCTTCGATGGTTCAGGAAATCCTATGGACCCAGGCACCCTGGACAAGGGCAATGGCACAGTTATCTTCTATGGCCCAGATGGAGAAGTCACACAGACCCTGGAAGTGATCCAAGGGATTGCACAATACGATAATTGATTGTGATTTAATGCAGGACCAAGGCGGCAGGCTCAATCGGTATGTCCGTGGTCTTGATCAGTTGTAGTCCGTAATCCAGATAAGCCACGGCCCACTGGGCTTCGGTGTTTCCGGCTTCTATGTAGGAATAAGCAAAGACGATCACCTCCTCTTCAGAGTTGATTTCAATTGGTCCTGGATTAAGCAGATTCTGCCCATTGGATTCCAAATAATCCACAAAGGTGAAG contains:
- a CDS encoding toxin-antitoxin system YwqK family antitoxin, whose translation is MRSILFTLCLIALLSAPLYGQEEQKSFYDNGAVKEVLTTQGNESKLVTYYPDGQVYSEQRLKNNQPHGRLTRYYQNGNKESEIDFVNGRPEGMVANYYESGNIRVSQPHLNGNPHGECIEYFPDGQVAVKGNYNDGRKIGKWESFYPTNTLKSILEFNADGVATSSVLYYENGQKLEEGDLMLDNQHGEWNYYFDNGQMSAQIIWNQGKMVKSVSAFDGSGNPMDPGTLDKGNGTVIFYGPDGEVTQTLEVIQGIAQYDN